Genomic segment of Juglans microcarpa x Juglans regia isolate MS1-56 chromosome 7S, Jm3101_v1.0, whole genome shotgun sequence:
GACCCATGTTTCGTCATGCAGTGCATGACTTGACTAAGATAATGGTCCTTAATATTTTACGAATTTCTGTGGCTTCTAATGCATGAGGGTGTGCAAACTGCAAAGTCATTCACATGTTTGGAACTTTGGATGCTACCCCAGATTTCTGGTGTTCCGAATTTCTGACATTAATGTAACGGGTCTCGTCTAATTGATAATCTCCAAGCAGTAATCTGGCTTTGTGCAATGAATAATGTAATCAAATTCTTGTCCTTTTGGATTGAATGTTCCAACTGAATTGAAACATCTGGTGGGAATTCGAGTCCAATAAGAATAAtgaaaaagaattagaaatcTGATTTCAAGGTTGCTAGTGAGCGCTGGATAATGAAGGTACGTCTGTTTATACAGtgtattagtataataatagaTTGAGTTTAGGCTAAAAAACATGGAGGCTGCCGGTGTCGGGTAGTTCATCGTTGTCGCACGCCATCATCTACTAATTTACCTACCACCAAACAAACCGAAACAAACTCCCCCACCAGCCCCCAGTCAGTCAGTCCCCTCTCATTTCCAAGTCTTAAACTGTCTCGCAGGCTCGCAGCTACGCCACcacgtcctctctctctctctctctctctcatggcaGTCACCAATATCTCCAACTTCTTTCTCCCCTCTCCATCTCATTcctaccaccaccaccactaccgCGCTTCACCTCAAACCTTCACTGTCATAACCAGACGCTTTGTCACTCCCCCCCTGCCACTTCCAACCTCTTCAACCCCTCTCTAACTTTCACCACCCGTCCCAGACCCACCATCATCTACTCCACCGGAAATGGAGGAGGCGGTGcagcaggaggaggaggaggtggtggtggtggtggggatAGTGATGGTGATGATGACGCGGAAGACCGGGAGAGGAACAGAGAAGAGGCGGTAATGGCCTTGGGAGAGGCGGGGAGGTCAGTGGAGAGCGTGGACAAGGACTTGAGGGCGGCGATTGAGGCCGGGAGGGTGCCGGGGTCAATTGTGAGGAGGTACTTTGAGCTGGAGAGGTCGGCGCTATTCCGCTGGTTGCTTCAGTTCGGTGGGTTCAAGGAACGGTTGCTGGCCGATGATCTTTTCTTGGCCAAGGTTGCCATGGAATGTGGCGTTGGGATCTTCACCAAGGTTTGCTTTCAGCCTCACATCACACTTGTCCATTCTATGCTTATTTTCATcgttatagtatatatatgttttgtgttGTTCCCTTTATTAGAATTTTTCGTTTGATTTATTATCAGACTGCGGCAGAATTGGAGCGGCGTAGAGAAAAGTTCACCAAGGAACTGGATTTTGTCTTTGCCGATGTGGTGCGTTTTTCTTGGATATCTGAATATTAGAATATGTTGCATCCCCCaaaagaatctctctctctctctctctctctaaatcaaGTATAGTTTCCTTCAGCATTAGATGAAAAGTTTAATGCAACAGAACCCATTACAGAGCAACTTTAGGAAACAAGTTTTTCACACTGAATGGTATGTGTGCTAAAGTAAGTACAACACACATACGTATGAGTGACACTGACTACATATATGGCCCTTTAAGGCTTTGAAGAAAGGTATCATGAACCCAGGTTAATCAAATATATGGCCCTTTAGAGCAGAAAGTGGATAAATTTATCACTGCTTTTGTCGAGTTGAGTAAGAATGTAGGATTGTTCCTACATCTAAATTATTCTTGTCCCGTCACAAAAGTTTTTTACATACTGCaccaattaaagaaaaaaactagtCGCAAAAGGATAGGGTACGTGAGAACAGTTAAATTGAGTACATATTTAATTGACACATAAGCTAGAGCCAAACTTCAATGCAATTCACACATgccatcacaaaaaattatcttaGTTCAACTCTACCACCCATGAACTACGTACGTATTTTGATATTGTAACATATATTTAACAAGCCTTCCACCAGCTACATATATATTTAGTCGTTCTTCTCTATGGAATGTTGCGTGGTTCCAAAGTTTTATGGTTTTACTCTCGTCTCTTGTTTGTTTTAACTCGATATCTCTTGGTTTTTTACTAATTCATGCCATATCAATACCTTTCTCATCTTTCTATGTTTTCCTTTACCTCAGGTAATGGCCATTATAGCAGATTTTATGCTTGTCTGGCTTCCAGCACCTACTGTTTCTCTCCGGCCACCTCTTGCAGTTAGTGCTGGACCTATTGCTAAGTTCTTCTATGGCTGTCCCGATAATGCGTTTCAGGTTATTGTTTATATCAGTATTTATTTGGTTGTTGGTGTTTAGGTTATCAATATTTATTAGGTTTACATCATATGAACCTAATGTTGTCAGCGGCATGCTTTTAAAACCCTGTCTGCAGGTGGCTTTGGCTGGAACATCTTATTCACTTTTGCAAAGAATAGGTGCAATAATGGTATGTGTTGGATGATTAGAGAAATTTTAGCAGTACTTTGAAACGTATCAGGACTTCATGGTATATCTATCTGTTATGCAGCGTAATGGAGCCAAACTATTTGCAGTTGGGACCGGTGCATCTCTGGTAAGTGAAAAACTATAATGTTTTGAAATTCCCTCTGTATTTTTCCTTTAGAATTCCTCCTTGTTCTAATGCTGTGAGACATCGTTGTGCTTTATGGTCCAGAAATGTGCAATTCCATTGTTGATTGCCATCTACAATCCCCAAGCATTATGAATGAGGGAAGGCTATTATTAGTGCTTTCCCAAATAATTGAGATATTGTTCTATAACTACCTCTGTTTTTCAGGTATTCTTCGTGGAAAACTTATTTGGAGTCTGTTCCCATTCACAATGATACACAAAACTTTCTGGTTTGAAATGTGGAAACACAGTGCACAAGGCTATTTCAAATTGAATGTAATTGGGTGCAAATTGTTTCATGTGGTTTTGAAATTGATGGCAGTTGATAAATGTGAGAAtagttttcaaagaattaacCTCTTTGAGTCCTgcaatataacttttaatacTCAAAACTTCtgtaacaaagaaatagaaaaatgcatagaagaataattttttgtagGAGTTGTTCTTAATCAAAAGACTGAATCAACAATTAAGGCTTTTTGGCAGATTCTTTTATGTGAGTTGTATATTTGACAGTGAATGCTCTTTGAAAGTGAAAAACACAAATTGTATGCTTGGTAGATGTACCAGTGAAAAACACAAAGATGTACTGGTGAAAGGATGGTATCCAAACTCCTTGGTGGTATGGTATTCTGTTGAACTTCTATGTGGTAGAGAATAAAAGGGCTCGTCTCAAAGTTCCATCAGCAGAAATGTTTTGTATATGATTGACAAAATCATTATCCATTCGATGTCATATGACTGATAGTAGCATTTTCAGGTTGGTACAGGTATAACAAATGTATTGATTAATGCCCGAAAGGCTGTTGATAAATCTTTCGCTGGCGAAGCAGAGGATGTACCTGTATTATCAACCAGTGTTGCATATGGTGTTTATATGGCTGTTTCTAGCAACCTAAGGTATGAGATTTTAAAGGAAATAAACATCTATAATTACTCTAAGCTTCTAGGAATTTACTATTGTCAACTGTATCATTGTATTTGAAACCCTATTCAAATTATCTCAAATCTAATATTCTTGATTATCCattgtttttttaaaacacGTCAAGTTAAGGAACTTCCCTCTTACATATTTCGAATGTAGTGTTAGAAAAGAAAGATGAGAGTAGAGGTGGGTGATGAAAGATGAGAGGGTGAAGAGAGGTCTTCCTCCCTTCTCCCGAAGATCAGCCGCACTAGGGTTTTGGGAGAGTTTCAGGGAGAGAGTTTCAAAGTAGTagtttttttcataaatctttaaTTGATCACTCCCCCGAccgggaaaaagaaagaaataaattgatgtaatttttctcAGATACGTGCAGGGAAGTATTTGGATCGATATTATAAATGGGTGAGGCTAGTTATAACAGATCATCATCTCCATATGCAGCCAGTTAACAGGGATATTTTGCTTTTTTTGTCAATAGGTACCAAGTACTTGCAGGAATAATTGAACAACGAATCCTAGAACCCTTGCTACACCAGCACAAGATTATACTAAGTGCTATTTGCTTTGCTGTTCGAACTGGCAACACATTCTTAGGGTCATTGATGTAAGAATTGATCTCTCCTTCGATGCCATCTCTTCAGGTTGTTGCACTTCCTTTTCCACTTCTTATGATGACTGTATATTCTGCATATAGGTGGGTGGATTATGCACGCTGGACTGGAATACAAAAGATAAGGGAGTAGAGCATTGGCTGGAAAAACTAAGTTACATCATTGTTGCAAGTAAAATTTACATTAGAATAAGATATAACTTCTATATGTGGAATTGCATGGGGATGATAGGGGATCGATTTGGGTGCTTCGGTTTTGCATACCCCGTGGTAGAACTCTGGCCGtaaatttattgtaattaataATGTTATAGGCCCCAAGAACCTCCTTATATTCCAGAATGCCACTGTCACTAGCACAGCAAAACCAAACTATGGTTAACATGCAGATGCAGAATTGTAAACAGAGCCGCCCTTACCAGGGGTTTGATACTTGTTAGATTTGTGGTGTTTGAAGAATGCAATGAATGTTTGCTTTGGTGAGCTGATGGGCAAGATAGGTTGACATCTTTGTCAATGTCTAACTTTCATTTGTGAGCTAATTTCACTTGCCTCTTTTTATAGTATGCTAGTTTCAAATCTGAAGCAGAGTCTATCTTATGATTCTTATGTGTTGCTTTCTCCAATTGAAAGCAAATTGTCCAGCAAGTTAGATCCAATACCATTCATCctttgttttggtttcaatgGATGTTTTGTCATTGTAGCCCTGCTTCTTCTGCTTGCTTCATGGGTGAGAGGACACTGGTCCTTTCACACCTCAactattttatttggaaaatgatatttttcatcctaaattttttcatctccaatTATACAGTTGGTTTGacttattttaaatgtttttctaTGTGACTGATATAAAAAGCTATTTATATTGCGGCACATCAAATAGTATGAATTGGATtttaatatgagaaatgatagttgcagttgtgAGTGCACAAGTGTCGTACAATCACTTTaagaaaagtgaataaatacgggatttacatgaaaaaaaattaatttttttaatagttaatcccactctttttcaaagtgattgcacatTCCGTGACTGTACGTAACATTACTACAttattcaaatgaaaaattgtTTTGTGAAAAAGCAAATAATAATGGTGCAATCAAAGTAGAtctattacaaattgtgtatacaattatggaaaatgataacaaGAATGTTGAACTGATACCAATTCAAATAACTTAATTCAAATGGCACGTTTAAAATATGATTacttatttatgatttaaattttaataatttaatgcaaACTCAAATGAGCCAACACTCTCAAAACAGAGAATTTCCCAGAACTCTCAAAACAACCAGACTGGACCCTCCCTCTCCATTCGGCTGGAACATACTCAATCTCATGTAATGCAGCAATTTATAGAAACCACCAAGGAGACACCATCCTTGTGGTGACAAGCTATATGACTACAACATATCTGAAACAAAAGGGAAACAGCAGCGGCTCTTCTAACAATTAAAGAGGCTTCATTCAGACAACTTGAGAGAATCATTCAGACAACTTGAGAGAATAATAATACAAGGGATCCAAAATTCAAGAATACATGAAGATTGGCGAATTGATCCCATCATCCAAGACATCTCGTCCATTCTTGAGTCTTTCATAAGCcggaaaatccaaaaaactaaTTGGTTCCAAAATCGATCAGCGTATTTTCTTGCGCAATGGGCAACTGCCAATTCTCAACTTGGTAGCATACCTCTTAACCTAGTCTCCCttccattttcaatttttatattaaagttattttattattgagctaatgttaaaatttgatttgtaagatttaaattttaaaatttatcttttaaattaaattatatcatgtaaataatttattaattatgtcaTATGTA
This window contains:
- the LOC121241274 gene encoding protein RETICULATA-RELATED 4, chloroplastic-like, with amino-acid sequence MALGEAGRSVESVDKDLRAAIEAGRVPGSIVRRYFELERSALFRWLLQFGGFKERLLADDLFLAKVAMECGVGIFTKTAAELERRREKFTKELDFVFADVVMAIIADFMLVWLPAPTVSLRPPLAVSAGPIAKFFYGCPDNAFQVALAGTSYSLLQRIGAIMRNGAKLFAVGTGASLVGTGITNVLINARKAVDKSFAGEAEDVPVLSTSVAYGVYMAVSSNLRYQVLAGIIEQRILEPLLHQHKIILSAICFAVRTGNTFLGSLMWVDYARWTGIQKIRE